A stretch of DNA from Chelonoidis abingdonii isolate Lonesome George chromosome 8, CheloAbing_2.0, whole genome shotgun sequence:
aggagttgaagcagagtggtgatggtgttggagcagagagcagtttggagaagtTGAAGAAGAGTGGTgatggtgttggagcagagagcagtttgaaagAGAACAgttggagggaagcagaggagagtTTGGAAAAATGCTGTGGCGGGtcagaagaccaagaccctaaGTAAAGGGAAACCCAGCTTATATAGAGCAGAGGGACTCCACAGGCACAAGGGGTTGGGAGAAACTTGGCccaagcagagagagggcaggaagtcCCCCCAAGCTGAAGGGCCagagagggaagtaactcagGGGAAGGAatcgctagttcaagtggtttaccgctatccctagggcccctgggctgggacccagagtagagggcgggcccaggtcccttcctctccactccccttctctGGGATACTAGTGGGACAGTTAATACCCCAGATCAGGGGCAAGAAacagcaccctgaacccccccacaagaagagaaagtgtgggacccatcataatagtgccagcaatttgccacaaaatgtaaaaaattaaatgcatgtgCACTTGCTATTTTATGTGCATTTGTCATGGACTTTTAAGGCCCATCATttaagggaccatcatgattatctagccTGATCTCCTGCTCATctcaggccacaaaacctcacccacccactcctgaaatagaccccaaacttctggctgagttactgaagttctcaaatcgtggtttaatgATTTCAAGTAACAGGGAATCCATGATTTATAGTAATTTAAAGTGAGCCATGCTCCATGCTACAGATGAAGGTAAAAAAAACCAGGGTCTCTACCagtctgtcctggaggaaaattccttcccagatatggtgatcagttagaccctgagcatgtgggcaagacccagtaGGCAGACACCTGGAAAGAACTTGCTGTAGTAATTCagaaccctccccatctagtatctcatcaccagccattggagatatttgctgctagcagttgcaaaTCGGCTAcctgccattgtaggcagtctcatcacaccattccctccataaacttatcaagcttggtCTTGACATTGTTAATTTGGGTGCATTTGTCAAAAGAACGGGATTGACACTGAACCTCTATCCAGTCAGAGAGAGTTGAATCAAACTGAAAGCAGATTGGGGCTAGAAACTGACcaacttagggcatggctacacttgcagatgtagtgcgctttgagttaaaccagtctTCGAAGAGCGAAGTAGGGAAAGTGCtacagtctgtccacactgacagctgcaagcgcactggtgtggccacatttgcggcacttgcagtggcgttgggagtggtgcattatgggcagctatcccaacttcttcccattctggtgctgtggcttttGGGAAGGGAGTGCGGGGTGCAAGGCATTCTGGGTCCTCTCCCAATGCCCTGTGTTGCATcgtttcacatcccagcaatccctgtgcttccatccacatttggcaccatctttcaacgttTTTTGTACTGcgtgctctgtcttccctttcagtctgcggaaatggagcctgaactgctaaggaatatgctgatgagtctcgccagcacgtcATGTTTAGCagttgagttactccttaagatccaaactgaGAGTGAGGACTCTGACGATGATATTGACTCGAGTAATGCAtacgacacaagattgcttgtggcattcacagacatgctcagcaccgtggaacgccgcttttgggctcgggaaacaagcactgaatggtgggatcacattgtcatgcaagtctgggatgatgaacggtggctgcagaacttttggatgagaaaagccactttcatgggactgtgtcatGAGCTCACCCCCCACTCTGCGGTGAAAGGACACGAAATTGAGAGCTAccctgatggtggagaagcaggtggcaattgcaatctggaagctggcaactccagacagctactgatcggttgctaaccagttgGAGTGGGAACATTGACCactggaatcgtgttgatgcaagtttgcagggccattaattgcatcctgctcagaagaaccatgactctagGTAACATGCATGAcgttgtggctggctttgcataaatgggtttccctaactgcggaggggcgatagatgtgatgcatattccaattctggcaccagcccacctagcctccgagtaagttaatcggaaggggtatttctctatggttctccaagcgcttgtggatcaccatggctgtttcattgacattaacgcaggctggcctggaaaggtgcatgacacacacatctctcagaacactggcctgttgaGGAAACTGCAAGCTGgtacttttttcccagaccagaagatcatcATAGGGAAATTTGAAATGttcattgtgatccttggagaccctgcttaccctttaatgtcatggctcatgaaaccctacacagggagccttgacagcagcaaggagcagttcaacaacaagctgagctggtgcagaatgtgcttttggctgtttaaagggccgctggtgctgtctgtatgggaagctggacctggccgatgacagcATCCCCATGattatatccacgtgctgtaccctccataacatttgtgaagggaagggtgaaagattcattTGGGCATGGAACTCGGAGGTTCGGCATGTGGAGACTGAATGTGAACAGTCAGAAAATAAGGCTATTAGAGGGCCCCAGCATGGGGCTGCAAGCAttagggagcaatttgaggctgaaagccaccagtaatgtttggtgccctgcacaggagtgaagtgcagtgggtCCAATgctagtaggaatctgtgtttactacgctgacttgcagtgcctgttgctttcctgggctaaggcatcttttactttatgcaataataaagaatgttttcaaagccaaaaaatccattcattgaaaagaaaattcatttattgaaagaaacacaactgtttgggaaacagaaagggcaagggggtggggtggggaacggtacactcacagatttgtgtatgtcctgttatcatactcagccttcctgtctggagtgctgtgcaatgaatgctgcacttcaggatggctataatgCATGGtaatgggggttgagtgcagtgggtaagggtaattttcagagctgggtggtgaagctacaggtgttggaggcaacTGGTGGCAATAAGAACCTGGATGTTgaggaaagtgggttggaggtgacatgggggcacaagggaaagagttttgggacaagggctgcagggggagcgggggtggtagtgctctgcctgcatggctacaagtaCCTGGATCAAGTCCGCTTggtgctccatgatgcttatcagccgaTCCATGatttgctgctggagctccatgCTTTTGTGACAGCTCTCCTCATTCTGCTGGTGGATTGTCCTctcactctccctccacttctgCGCTTTTATATTCTCATTAAgtgactgctgcattacttcatgcagcatgttgTTTTTGCTTCTACGTGGCCTCTTCCTAATTCTTTGCAGTCTTTTGGCTGGTGATAACATGGACTGCTGAggtctcaaggttgcatctgtaaaagcGAAAtgaaacacttaacagaggcagcattgttcacaccagacagagcaatgattccctcatacttaagggcaagcacaggctacacaatagcataatttgcccatccATAAGCAAGCGCATATAACCtatgggagccccaaaatggtgagtaagcacagggtcaagggggactgattgtttcacggctgtactgtcctctgggtttctgtgccttggggggagccaacagctgcagaggGCCCCTATActcaacactgtccccacattttccacagcagTTCATCCTGGAATAtgtcttgctgctgagggtgatctgggaagcaagggagggtttTCTATTACAATGCAACTTccaccctggcccatatgcagcttgcctgtgtgcagcatgGATACAGCCCTAACCCTTCTCGCCCCAAGAGCCCGCAtcgaataacttccttcccaaactaaaagccgcttaccgggcatttcctctggtgtttgtccttccccaagcaccagttGCCATGACTGGGTACCTTCttcctggcttgaaaacagctcctggctgcatgcatctaggagtgtcttccttctcctcagcaccctcgcttccactttcctcctcctgccttgttgaactgggttCTGAAGTGTGCATGGTGGTGGGGTTGcccccaagtattgcgtccagctctttgtagaaacggcaggtcACAGGGGCATCACCAGAGTGGCTGTTTGCCCCGCTGGTCTTGTGGTAGGCATTACGCAGCTCTTTCACTTTAACCCTGTACTGCAGTGaatcctggtcatggcccctttccatcatgtcccttgatatctgcccaaagatatcataattcctatgactggagtgcagctgggactggacagcttcctgccccacaaacactgatgaggtccagcacctcgccattgctccatactggggattgcctggtgcgtggaggcatggttacctggaaagattcattgagagcactccatgcctggctgagcaaacatgaaggggattttcaaaattaccAGAGAATTTAAAAGGTGggtctgacggttggtcacctgagggcagggcagtagagttcaaagtgatgaccagagtggttagaacaggcattgtgggacacttctggaggccgatcagagcgcattaacagaccagggAGTCCACACTGGTGCCGCGGTGCTCCAGTGGGGGCACATCAAACCttattccactcgccgaggtAGGTTACCAGAGCGCTCTAGCTGCGAAGTCCGgacgctctacatgccttgccagtgtggatgcatcATGAATTAGAGTGCATGgagctgctttaatgcactctaacttgcaagtgtagccatgcccttagtcttTGTTCCCGAACCAGTCAAGTGAAAGGACCAAAACAACGGATAGATGCCAGGCAATGGGGGCACCATggtaggagctggagagctcaGATAGTATTGCTAATCTGTAACACTAGCTAGAGACCAATGTAATGCTAATATGACTAACAATAGCAAAGTAGAAACACACGGCAAAGGAGCAGCTGATTGTGGAGCCAGTTGGCTCTGGCAGCAAGAAAGGAAATAAGGGCACCTGGGGCAGTAGGTTCTTTTATAGCCTTCTGCCCCATGTCCGGGTGCCCACGGTGGATGGCCTGTAGCTCCAATGTGTATGACTTTTTCTCTGTGGTTTGGAGCTCATGGTGCCAAGGGTGTACATGTCTCAAGAGTGGGGATCTGGCCAGGCAGAGGGACGAAGTCTGCTTTGGACAAGGGAGGGCCAGGACAGAAACTAAACGTTAAATGAACTGAATCATGGAAAACCCCAAGACAACCCAACGTGACACTCTAGAATGGAAAACAGAGTCCCACTTTCTCTTCTGAAGGACTTACTCTGCTGGCTGAGGGGCTGCCACAGCAAAGGCTacaagaaagaggaggaaaggagacACTCCTAGGATGAAATCTTGgttttgttgaagtcaatgggaggttatGAGCCACTATCTCTCCTTCTGGAGAGGGAACCAAATCCAGGAAGTTGCAGTACTTCCAAAATGTGggtgaaaatcagtaaaaaacaaataatggcttttgtaaaacccaggattttttcagtaaaaatccaTAAAAACTGGAAATGAAGGGTCTCACTGATGCAGCAAAGCTCTTAAACtcttagtcccattgacttcagtgggattcacatgcttaaagttaagtgtgtgtgtgtaaatgcttTTGAGGTCATGGCCCTGGGGAGGGTAGGATGAACAATTTTTTACTCAATTTAATATGACAATTCCTATGTCACAACCTGCTCCAGTCCTCCTCTCGGGACAGATCCTAGTCAGTTGGGATGGGATCCCACTGCCAAATCCCATGTGCTGCTGAGTCTCCTGGGTCTGGCAGGTGATTGGTCATGATTCTTAGCTCTGGGTCTCTCAGGTGCATTCCCAGGTGCAGACCCTGGGTCTGACACTCTTCTTTGGAATGAGACCCTGCAGTCTGACTGCCCAGGCTCCCTccttccttcactctctccagctGAGTCTTCTGGTTCTGGTGATGAAAAAGCCCCTTGACTTAGAAAGCACCAGTCTCTGACATGCTGAGGCAGGTGGTCAAGTGGAGAAACTGAAGTTCTCCCAGATGTGTGCTGAGCATGGGGGATTccagcttccccttctccccagacaGATTTCCGTGAAAAGAATCCATTCAAAGTCAGTGGCCCTATTCACAGCTAGCCCTGTGTCCCAGCAGGGGACAGGCATCATGGCTGAGGGCTTATTGTTAACTTTCTAGGATATGTTTCCACTATTAcattctgtacctcaggggaacacccagcacccccgtgttcatccttataatataactgtgtggtatctaatgcaaaatTTGTCAAGTCAGGTGGCTTCAGAaggcttatgatctactgagcattgttatagtaatgttataggttgtaatttcatatatatagttatgaggctgagaatgtgtcctcatggcttaaagcaagcccaggcaaaaactctccaagagcagaggggcagttcacatctcatcagggcatgtatgggacaaacccagcccagcctcacaggaacaaaagacactggcctaggcaacagcaaaggatctgttggactcttgagtgagttaCTCCCTTTCcgttggtcagtttgggactgcgatgaggtaatgctcacttgactctgaaggggggggcaaaaccaagagggaagaaagaatatgataaaagggagagacatttgcctttctcttcctctctcttccacctccatctacagacatcaccactaAGCAACTAaagcactgatcaaaggaaaGATCCTGTTGAAGGGCAACCAACCAGCCTGTGGTGATAAgaatctaagtttgtaagggcactgaaagtgttaagatcagtttagaatgtgttttgcttttatttcatttgaccaaatccgacttgttatgctttgacttataatcacttaaaatctatctttcataattaataaatatgtttgtttattctacctgaagcagtgcatttggtttgaagtgtgtcggagactccccttgggataacaatcctggtacatatcaatttctttgttaaattgtcgaagtcatataagcttgcagtgtccagtgggcataactggacactgcaagatggaggttcctagggttgtgtctgggaccggcgatattggctagtgtcatttggttgcacaatccaaggagcagcttacatgccagagacTGTGCGTGAACAGCTCAGGAGTGGGGTTTCTCagagaagagcagggtaaggctgactcccagagccaaggatcaGAGCGACCTAGCAGATTACTGGTCCAGATAaaaccagaggggaatgtcacacccaACCCTTTTGCATAAGCCTCCACTACCCAGAATAGACCGGTTGTTAACAACCTGGGATGCCTTAACCCAAGATGGAAGTTACAATGCAAAGGGACAGTTACAGGGAACGTTACAATCAAggcattcacaaaacaaaatggagtttacAAGTTGACACAGACATATCCCCCAGACTACCAATCTCACTCTGTTTACTCACCTCCTTTGGTTTTACATCCAGCCGTCCTGACACATCCAGAGAGGGAcgtctttctctttttctcttttcttcagcTCCACTAGTTTCAGCTGCAGGACTCTTCCCAGCCACTGATACTCTTCTCAGGTCTTCTATACTCAGTCCAGTGTAAGCGAAGCATGCTTTTTTCAGCTCCTCAAGAGGCTCTGTTTTTATGGAAATAACTGCTAAATGTTCTGACACGATGTCCGGATCTATTTGTAATGCTTTATTTCCAATATAAGGGATTATTTTAATGGGTAGCCTGGTTTCTGTTGGTTGCTCATTTGCATTTTCATCTCTGATTGAACATTCTGGTGCAGGCACTGTATGAAGGGAAACTTGTGCATGGATTCTGTCAACAATTCTGTCAAGTGCTATAGCGCTCTGGCTGACCATCGGTGGATTGTCTTTAAAAGCAAGTGCTAGATGGCAATTAGAGATTTCATTAATTATTATACTAGCTACTTGTTGAGGAAAATTTGTTCTGGAACTTGTTACATTATCATAAAAGTCTTGCTGAGATCCAGATTTTTGCAGGACATTATTGTAAATAGCATGAGCCACTTGATTAAGAGTCTCGTTGTGTTCTGGATTTGCCATATCACCTGCTGCTTCCACaagactgattttatttttggacATTAGGTTTTCCATGGACTGTTTCAGCTTCCCAGCAACTTCATTCACTTCAGTCTTTGATAAACTTCTTTTTTCTGGGCTTCTGCTGTGAGTTGACTTTAAGATTTTAGACAAGAATCTACTTAATATTTCTTCCACAAACATCACTGGTAACACAGGGATATGTGATGCCGAGGGATGTTTTGGCACCTCTATATTGGTAAGAATCTTTTTAATAATACTGACAGCCTCCAGCATTAAAGGTGAACTGGGTGGTGACTCTTCCTCCAAAACAGGTTGAAATTCATGTTTAGAAGTATCACTTACCATTAAAGAAGCTATTCTATTAGCTAAAACATCATTCTTGTTTGTTAGATCTTTGTGAATAGAAACATCAGAGTCAGATTGTTTCAAAATGTGCGTATAAACAGAATTGACCTCTCCAGTAGCTTTGCTGTCTTCTTCTTGTAAAAAGTCTGGTTCATTGATATTTTCACTAGTATTCATCTGATTTTTTGAAAGGAGCACTTGCAGTGAATTCATAATTTTGGAAGTTACATCCTTCACTGAAGAAATATTTTGTGCATCCAAGTCCACAATGGAAAAAATGGATAAAAGTTTATGTAAAAGTTTAGCTGAAAGTTTTTCTATGATGAGAGAAGATAATTCACTAATATCTGATGTTATATGGCTTGTGTGATCCGAGGGTTTGGTGAGGTCTCTAAGCATATCTTCAACAACATTGTCTGCTTCAGCACATTGGTGAGGTGTTAATTCTCCAGAAAAAAAGTTCTGCAATTGATTCCTTGAGATCTCTCTTAATACCAAGTCAGCTATTGCTTCAGAAAGAATTGTGCACCCACTTTTTAAGCACTTCTGTATTGTTAACTGGGATCCAAACTGTGGCAAAAGCTTATTGTACACGGATTCTACAACTGTTTGAACAATGGCATCGCCATCTTGATGTAAACGTTTAACATACTGAATAATCAAATTCTGATCTTTAGAGATTTCTGTCATAACCTTACTAACTAGCTTCATGTGAATAAAGTCAAATTCTGCAACTTgattttccttttctgcagaggAAGACATGTTGGAGTGTTCAGGGAGAATTTTAGATAATAGTTTGGTAATTATATCTTCTAAAAATCCATGTGGTACCCTAATAGTATTTGTCGTGGAAGTTTGGCATTGTGTGCTGAGTTTGTTAGCCTTCTGTAAAACCTCTTCAGCAATTAACCCAGATTCTAGAGGCTTAAATATAGTAGATGATGATGCTTTTGCCAATGGTCCCTGAAACTGGTAATCAATAACTTCTCTCCTTATAGAAGTAGCTAATGTTTCTACTGAAGCACTGTGATCATTTTTAATGTCTGTATAATCTGAGGCTTCAGAACCACATTCTTTCAAAATGTCACATAAACTGGAGTGAATAATTTTGGTAGCCAATGTGCTAACCTGTGGTGGAGGGCTCGGACTGTCCAACAGTGGCAGCTCCTTGACTTGAGACTTTGAACACTCGTTTAACATTGAATCAATTAAACTTGTCATCACATGAGAAGCATCAGTGTCAGCTGTCTTTCTGTCATGGGTGTCTATGTTTTGAGAAGAAGTGATTAATTTGCTTATTAGTTCACTacacatttctttcaaaaaacCAGCAGAATTAATACTATCCTGTGACTGTGTTGCCTGATTCTCAGTTTCACAGGATGGCAGAAACTCACCATGTTCTTCAAGCACTGACCTATGCACTGCTTCCCTTTTGGGAGATTTCTTTATGCCTATTTTACAGAAAGACTTTCTTGCAAATTGTCTTCCAATTGGGGGTAGAGTCATCCTGGAGCTAAGTGTTCTTATTGTTTCTAGTGCTGGTCTAGAAGATCTTGGTTTGGGAGCTGTGGTGTAGAAAATAgactttttgattctctctgaTGTAGTGGGAGCATCCCTTGCAGAGAACTGGTTACACTGGAGAGTTGGAAGACTATGTGGaatttccttttccatttctgttttttcctctgaATTAATCACCATGTCAGGAACACTGGTAGGTGGAAAGTTTTCTCTTAAGTCAACTTCTAATTTTTTAGCAGACATTTTCATTCCTTCTGACATTGTAACACCCTGACCAGGAATTTTATTATTTCCAAATGCTCGTCGAGGTTTTTCCATATGAAGATTTCCAAACTTCGATTCTGAAGTAATTTCCATCTGATTTTGACTGCATTGCTCTAATATGGCACCAGTTATCTCACTTACCATGATGTTTTCTTTGGTGATGTCACTAAATGGAGATATTTCTCTTTGGCTAATTTCTTTTTCAGGTTTCCACTTGATAATTTCCAGAATTTTGGTAACAGCAATTTTAGCGTAAATGCTCAGTTCTGAATGGAGTCTTTGGACTTGGCAAATTGCATTCTGTATGCTTTCCCTGGTAATCACACTGCTAATCCTTGGTATGTCGGAAAAACTATGAAAGGGTTCTAATGTGGGCAGAATTCTTTTATTTGTAGTTCGTGGCACTTTATGTTCAAATGATAATTCTATTTCATTTGCTACTTGAGTTGAAAGAGGCCTTAGGAATGGTTTCTGTTGTGCACTAGACCTATTTTCAACAGGGAGTCTCATTATTTCAGAAAATTTACATTTAAAGTCATGTTTAAATTGAAAGGCTACAAATGACTCCAGTGTGAATACAACACTTTCAACCATCTCTTTGGCTATTTTATCTATAG
This window harbors:
- the LOC142047224 gene encoding fibrous sheath-interacting protein 2-like, whose translation is MLNECSKSQVKELPLLDSPSPPPQVSTLATKIIHSSLCDILKECGSEASDYTDIKNDHSASVETLATSIRREVIDYQFQGPLAKASSSTIFKPLESGLIAEEVLQKANKLSTQCQTSTTNTIRVPHGFLEDIITKLLSKILPEHSNMSSSAEKENQVAEFDFIHMKLVSKVMTEISKDQNLIIQYVKRLHQDGDAIVQTVVESVYNKLLPQFGSQLTIQKCLKSGCTILSEAIADLVLREISRNQLQNFFSGELTPHQCAEADNVVEDMLRDLTKPSDHTSHITSDISELSSLIIEKLSAKLLHKLLSIFSIVDLDAQNISSVKDVTSKIMNSLQVLLSKNQMNTSENINEPDFLQEEDSKATGEVNSVYTHILKQSDSDVSIHKDLTNKNDVLANRIASLMVSDTSKHEFQPVLEEESPPSSPLMLEAVSIIKKILTNIEVPKHPSASHIPVLPVMFVEEILSRFLSKILKSTHSRSPEKRSLSKTEVNEVAGKLKQSMENLMSKNKISLVEAAGDMANPEHNETLNQVAHAIYNNVLQKSGSQQDFYDNVTSSRTNFPQQVASIIINEISNCHLALAFKDNPPMVSQSAIALDRIVDRIHAQVSLHTVPAPECSIRDENANEQPTETRLPIKIIPYIGNKALQIDPDIVSEHLAVISIKTEPLEELKKACFAYTGLSIEDLRRVSVAGKSPAAETSGAEEKRKRERRPSLDVSGRLDVKPKEPVSRNSFWDMLKPDIAKVELLKDVENQQDLIMRLVTHDIEAKVKQQKEEEEAAFEKILKVESSLIFESQSPPDKQEYESEASLPEVRPTTSNQKKFLSLSKCCQALSNSIPDDIEDIVREIKDDQDNLSLLPLASTQHNLFAPPSTGKEAQYKAQDKCVDPLREAAA